A single region of the Lycium barbarum isolate Lr01 chromosome 2, ASM1917538v2, whole genome shotgun sequence genome encodes:
- the LOC132628162 gene encoding mechanosensitive ion channel protein 6-like produces the protein MEKLKSFKSLSPVHHLHRANSPSHPVEERQNLLKENQMDTTDAKEAVIKETSKTSKETELSSSASTSKNNASTDNKIYRDSSYDFSNDAAMKRMRDNHNNKDFDFATESPFSQPSPLSRVEESPPNSHGVLTPRDVRVSFNDNLNGNGPVRRRSNLSTTGQGLQDEVLLCSSSSSFRRKSNLLTKTYTKSRLMDPPEQDQRSQKITMKSGFLGKSGEFDDDDPFSDEDLPEEYKKMKFNLFSFLQMVSLILIIAVFVCTLTIKIFKGRRIFGLQLWKWELMVLVLICGRLVSGWGIRLGVFFIERNFVLRKRVLYFVYGLRNSVQNCIWLSLVLIAWQCIFDKKVESIANTKVLRYVSRIWVCLLVGTFIWLLKTLLVKVLAMSFHVTAFFDRIQEALFTQYVIETLSGPPLVEIRMEQEEEEKVMAEVQKLEGAGATLPPDLKASIFPKRPIGTPRKSTAAATPRSPGFSRSTSTRKEKPEEGGITIDHLHRLNQKNVSAWNMKRLINIVRKGVLTTLDEQLQQSGDDDEASVEITSEKQAKIAAKKVFNNVAKPNSKFIYLEDIMRFMREDEALKTMQLFEGGSEAKGISKRTLKNWMVNAFRERRALALSLNDTKTAVNKLHHMLNVLVGVIIVVVWLLILKVATTHFLVFLSSQVLLVVFMFGNTAKTTFEAIIFLFVMHPFDVGDRVEIDGTHMVVEEMNILTTVFLRYDNLKIAYPNSVLSTKPISNYYRSPDMGDAIEFCIHISTPMEKIASMKEKITRYIENKSDHWYPAPMIVMRDVEDLNRIKWSVWISHTMNFQDMGERYSRRAVLVEEMVKIFRELDIEYRMLPVDVNVRNMPPLSSSRVPSNWSICA, from the exons ATGGAAAAGTTAAAGTCTTTTAAATCTCTATCTCCTGTTCATCATCTTCATCGTGCTAACTCACCTTCACACCCAGTTGAAGAACGTCAAAATCTCTTAAAAGAAAACCAAATGGATACAACTGATGCCAAAGAAGCAGTCATCAAAGAAACCTCAAAAACATCAAAAGAAACTGAACTCTCTTCTTCTGCTTCAACTTCAAAAAACAATGCCAGTACAGATAACAAAATATACAGAGATTCAAGTTACGATTTCTCTAACGATGCAGCTATGAAACGAATGAGAGACAACCATAACAACAAAGATTTCGATTTTGCAACGGAATCTCCATTTTCACAGCCATCACCGTTATCTAGGGTTGAAGAAAGTCCACCAAACAGCCATGGTGTTCTTACACCAAGAGATGTTCGTGTTTCTTTTAACGACAACCTTAACGGTAACGGACCAGTAAGACGCCGGTCTAATTTGAGTACTACTGGACAAGGTTTACAAGATGAGGTCTTGTTATGCAGTTCAAGTTCTTCATTTAGGAGAAAGTCAAATTTGTTGACTAAAACTTATACTAAGTCAAGATTAATGGACCCACCTGAACAAGATCAAAGGTCACAAAAAATTACAATGAAATCTGGGTTTTTAGGTAAAAGTGGTGAatttgatgatgatgatccttttTCAGATGAGGATTTACCTGAAGAGTATAAAAAAATGAAGTttaatttgttttcttttcttcaaaTGGTGAGTTTGATCTTGATTATTGCAGTTTTTGTTTGTACCCTTACTATTAAAATTTTTAAGGGAAGGAGGATTTTTGGGCTACAATTATGGAAATGGGAGTTAATGGTGTTGGTGTTAATTTGTGGGAGGTTAGTTTCTGGGTGGGGGATTAGGTTGGGGGTGTTTTTTATTGAGAGGAATTTTGTTTTGAGGAAAAGGGTGTTGTATTTTGTGTATGGATTGAGGAATTCAGTTCAGAATTGTATTTGGTTGAGTTTAGTTTTGATTGCTTGGCAATGTATCTTTGATAAGAAAGTTGAGAGTATTGCGAATACGAAGGTGTTAAGGTATGTGTCGAGAATTTGGGTGTGTTTATTGGTGGGAACGTTTATTTGGTTGCTGAAGACGTTGTTGGTGAAAGTTTTGGCTATGTCGTTTCACGTTACTGCGTTCTTTGATCGGATTCAAGAAGCTTTGTTTACTCAGTATGTGATCGAGACGTTGTCGGGCCCGCCATTGGTTGAGATTAGGATGGAGCAAGAAGAGGAGGAAAAGGTTATGGCTGAAGTGCAAAAACTTGAGGGTGCGGGGGCCACATTGCCTCCCGATCTCAAGGCGAGTATATTTCCAAAAAGACCGATTGGGACCCCACGTAAGTCTACGGCGGCCGCTACTCCTAGGAGTCCTGGATTTTCGAGAAGCACGTCTACTAGGAAGGAGAAACCAGAAGAGGGAGGGATAACTATAGATCATTTACATAGGCTGAATCAGAAGAATGTTTCTGCTTGGAATATGAAAAGGTTGATAAATATCGTTCGTAAAGGTGTACTGACAACTTTGGATGAGCAGCTTCAGCAGTCGGGTGATGATGATGAAGCTTCAGTGGAAATCACAAGTGAAAAACAGGCAAAAATTGCTGCCAAGAAGGTTTTTAACAATGTGGCAAAGCCTAACTCGAA GTTCATCTATCTGGAGGATATAATGCGTTTTATGAGAGAAGATGAAGCTTTGAAAACAATGCAGCTCTTTGAAGGTGGATCTGAAGCCAAAGGAATTAGCAAACGCACGTTGAAAAATTGGATG GTGAATGCATTTAGAGAGCGGAGAGCTCTTGCTTTGTCTTTGAATGACACAAAGACTGCTGTGAACAAACTGCATCACATGTTGAACGTCTTAGTGGGGGTTATCATAGTGGTAGTCTGGCTGCTTATACTCAAAGTTGCCACTACACATTTCTTGGTTTTTTTGAGTTCTCAGGTTCTTCTGGTCGTATTCATGTTTGGAAACACGGCCAAGACGACGTTCGAGGCAATCATCTTTTTATTTGTGATGCACCCATTTGATGTAGGTGATCGTGTTGAAATTGACGGAACTCAT ATGGTAGTTGAAGAGATGAACATATTGACTACAGTTTTCCTGAGATATGATAACCTGAAGATTGCATATCCTAACAGTGTCTTATCTACAAAGCCCATTAGTAACTACTATCGCAGTCCAGATATGGGAGATGCAATTGAATTCTGCATTCATATCTCAACTCCTATGGAAAAAATTGCGTCAATGAAAGAGAAAATAACAAG GTATATTGAGAACAAAAGTGATCATTGGTATCCAGCTCCAATGATTGTGATGAGGGATGTTGAAGACTTGAACAGGATAAAGTGGTCAGTTTGGATTTCACACACAATGAATTTCCAAGACATGGGAGAGAGATATTCAAGGAGAGCTGTTTTAGTTGAGGAAATGGTAAAGATATTCAGAGAGCTAGATATCGAATATCGTATGCTACCTGTCGATGTCAACGTTCGTAATATGCCACCATTGTCGTCGAGCAGAGTCCCCTCTAACTGGTCCATTTGTGCTTAA